The following coding sequences lie in one Streptomyces albofaciens JCM 4342 genomic window:
- a CDS encoding Lrp/AsnC family transcriptional regulator — MTDYSPDATDWRILDVLQRNGRAGYAELARAVNMSASAVTERVRRMEEAGVISGYAAVVDPEAIGLGVLAFVRLRYPNGNYKPFHDLLDTTPEILEAHHVTGDDCFVLKVAARSMKHLEEVSGRVGALGSVTTSVVYSSPLPRRPISH, encoded by the coding sequence ATGACCGACTATTCCCCAGACGCCACCGACTGGCGCATTCTGGACGTCCTCCAGCGCAACGGCCGCGCGGGCTACGCCGAACTGGCCCGTGCCGTGAACATGTCCGCGAGCGCGGTCACCGAGCGCGTCCGGCGCATGGAGGAGGCCGGGGTGATATCCGGGTACGCGGCGGTGGTCGACCCGGAGGCCATCGGGCTGGGGGTGCTGGCGTTCGTCCGGCTGCGCTACCCGAACGGCAACTACAAGCCGTTCCACGACCTGCTGGACACCACGCCCGAGATCCTGGAGGCGCACCACGTCACGGGCGACGACTGCTTCGTCCTGAAGGTCGCCGCCCGGTCGATGAAGCACCTGGAAGAGGTGTCGGGCCGGGTGGGCGCGCTGGGGTCGGTGACGACCAGCGTGGTGTACTCCTCCCCGCTCCCCCGGCGCCCGATCAGCCACTGA
- a CDS encoding rhodanese-like domain-containing protein has product MTAQIVSPASPSGDTLSGDALSTGAPAPVSPVLRTPPAAPAEAAAYFAARLAFHTDAADVHAALTGGGDPGFVLVDVRSTEAWDQGHIADALHLPTADIPQHAAKVLDPAVPVVVHCWGPGCDGATRAAVALAERGYRVKEMLGGIEYWIREGHAVRTAQGREQHAPDPLTAPAGDGGCGC; this is encoded by the coding sequence ATGACAGCACAGATCGTTTCCCCCGCCTCCCCTTCCGGCGACACTCTTTCCGGCGACGCCCTTTCCACCGGTGCCCCGGCCCCCGTCTCCCCCGTCCTGCGGACACCGCCCGCCGCTCCCGCCGAGGCCGCCGCCTACTTCGCGGCCCGGCTCGCCTTCCACACCGACGCCGCCGACGTCCATGCCGCCCTCACCGGCGGCGGCGACCCCGGCTTCGTCCTCGTCGACGTCCGCAGCACCGAAGCCTGGGACCAGGGGCACATCGCCGACGCCCTGCACCTGCCCACGGCGGACATCCCGCAGCACGCCGCGAAGGTGCTGGACCCGGCCGTCCCCGTCGTCGTCCACTGCTGGGGCCCCGGCTGCGACGGCGCCACCCGCGCCGCGGTGGCCCTCGCCGAGCGGGGTTATCGGGTCAAGGAGATGCTCGGCGGAATCGAGTACTGGATACGCGAGGGGCACGCGGTGCGGACGGCGCAGGGACGCGAACAGCACGCCCCGGACCCGTTGACGGCGCCCGCCGGCGACGGGGGCTGCGGCTGCTGA
- a CDS encoding class I SAM-dependent methyltransferase produces MNNEREVVRYYRQPGSRLGYRLFLHGTKHFGFYDEHDSPWNWPKALRRMEDVMGERLAQPPGARVLDAGCGVGDVAARMAGRFGLRVHGVDLVAAHVAEARRRARRRALDPLPTFAHGDYAVLDAPDESFDAVYTMETLVHAAEAEAVLREFHRVLKPGGRLVMFEYAREVPTRMPGPAAETFRQLNDWAAMPSFQRFVHGTLERLTAEAGFSVLRVEDISRSMWPMLRCFAVIARLPYAAFRAAGLERHAVNSMSAVEFWRHREFWRYEIHSAQK; encoded by the coding sequence GTGAACAACGAACGCGAAGTCGTCCGCTATTACCGGCAGCCGGGATCACGGCTCGGATATCGCCTCTTCCTGCACGGCACCAAGCATTTCGGTTTCTACGATGAGCACGACTCCCCGTGGAACTGGCCGAAGGCGCTGCGCCGCATGGAGGACGTCATGGGGGAGCGGCTCGCGCAGCCGCCGGGCGCGCGCGTGCTGGACGCCGGGTGCGGGGTGGGGGACGTGGCCGCCCGCATGGCGGGCCGCTTCGGTCTGCGCGTCCACGGCGTGGACCTGGTCGCGGCCCATGTCGCGGAGGCCCGGCGCCGGGCCCGCCGCCGTGCCCTCGACCCGCTGCCCACCTTCGCGCACGGGGACTACGCGGTACTGGACGCCCCCGACGAGAGCTTCGACGCTGTGTACACGATGGAGACCCTGGTGCACGCGGCGGAGGCCGAGGCCGTGCTGCGGGAGTTCCACCGCGTACTGAAACCGGGCGGCCGGCTGGTCATGTTCGAGTACGCCAGGGAAGTGCCGACCCGGATGCCGGGGCCCGCGGCCGAGACCTTCCGGCAGCTGAACGACTGGGCCGCGATGCCGTCGTTCCAGCGTTTCGTCCACGGCACGCTGGAACGCCTCACGGCGGAGGCCGGATTCTCCGTCCTGCGGGTCGAGGACATCTCCCGCAGCATGTGGCCGATGCTCCGGTGCTTCGCGGTCATCGCGCGCCTGCCGTATGCCGCGTTCCGGGCGGCGGGACTGGAGCGGCATGCCGTGAATTCCATGTCCGCCGTCGAATTCTGGCGGCACCGGGAATTCTGGCGGTACGAAATTCACAGCGCCCAGAAGTGA
- a CDS encoding AAA family ATPase has protein sequence MRLHRLSVTAFGPFGRTQTIDFDRLARAGLFLLHGPTGAGKTSILDAVCFALYGSVPGTRQSGQALRSDLADPLTPTEVVLELTVGGRRLEVTRLPEQPRPKKRGTGTTREKAQSRLREYVTDDGSGDGRGHWKALSRSHQEIGEEIGQLLGMSKEQFCQVVLLPQGDFARFLRADAEARARLLGRLFDTRRFAALEERLATRRKAAADRVAAGDDRLLALAHRMDQAAGEPADLDDPLVPAPGRAPESAAAGSGRRSGTGRTAQRSGTGAARGGATATATAVIPGQYGRGAGEQAAAGPPGPGDPGFAEAVLVRAAVARSTARERYTIARLAVRSAEAAEAAARARADEERERDRLQRRYAEARRRADELAAQTGERDRARDRLARARAASEVAPALALRDAAWREHGTAQAAERRGRSQLPPDLAGADGERLATLERELRQDLGSLTAARRAEDRAAEIRRERAGIEREARADEQTLLDAAAWLADWEPAHQEHQRRIEAAQEAAARAEQLHAQLDPARQRLDAARRRDRLADEVRAADEEALRARERSAAAHEHWLDLKDRRLRGIAAELAAGLEDGAACAVCGATEHPAPARTEAGHVDRTAEEAALDAYRRTESVRQDAERARQAMKEELAAATATAGDATVAELARAADELRESYARERAAGAGLHAAREALSRAEREYERRRAEQQEAERRAAARTSHREALDRELASIEAGLAEARGDCASVAERARRLERQVALLAEAAAAARTAEACAERLKEADAHLSDAAYRAGFDTPQAASDALLGDADWRDLQQRLDRYQAESAAVEAELADPEAIAAAALPPAEPDRARAELDAAGRRLRAAGAACAAAEERCAELDRLAAQAHADARRLAPLRVEYERVARLAALAAGTSAENERRMRLESYVLAARLEQVAAAASARLHRMSSGRYTLVHSDERAGGARRSGLGLHVIDAWTGHERDTASLSGGETFFASLALALGLADVVTDEAGGTRLDTLFIDEGFGSLDEQTLDEVLDVLDSLRERDRSVGIVSHVADLRQRIPAQLEVVKDRAGSSVRHRVQD, from the coding sequence GTGAGGCTGCACCGGCTGTCGGTCACGGCCTTCGGGCCGTTCGGCCGGACCCAGACCATCGACTTCGACCGGCTCGCGCGGGCCGGTCTCTTCCTGCTCCACGGGCCGACCGGCGCGGGCAAGACCTCCATCCTGGACGCCGTCTGCTTCGCGCTGTACGGATCCGTGCCCGGCACCCGGCAGAGCGGCCAGGCGCTGCGCAGCGACCTCGCCGACCCGCTGACGCCCACCGAGGTGGTCCTCGAACTGACCGTGGGCGGGCGGCGGTTGGAGGTCACCCGGCTGCCGGAGCAGCCCCGCCCGAAGAAGCGGGGGACCGGCACGACCCGCGAGAAGGCGCAGAGCCGGCTGCGGGAGTACGTCACCGACGACGGTTCCGGGGACGGCCGCGGGCACTGGAAGGCGCTGAGCCGGTCCCACCAGGAGATCGGCGAGGAGATCGGCCAGCTCCTCGGCATGAGCAAGGAGCAGTTCTGCCAGGTCGTCCTGCTGCCGCAGGGGGACTTCGCGCGTTTCCTGCGGGCCGACGCCGAGGCCCGTGCCCGGCTGCTCGGGCGGCTCTTCGACACCCGCCGGTTCGCCGCGCTCGAAGAACGGCTCGCCACCCGCCGCAAGGCCGCCGCCGACCGGGTCGCCGCCGGTGACGACCGGCTGCTGGCGCTCGCCCACCGGATGGACCAGGCGGCGGGGGAGCCGGCCGACCTCGATGATCCGCTGGTTCCGGCGCCGGGGCGCGCCCCCGAGAGCGCGGCTGCCGGGTCCGGCCGCCGGAGCGGTACGGGCCGCACGGCGCAGCGTTCCGGTACGGGCGCGGCGCGAGGCGGGGCGACGGCCACCGCGACCGCCGTCATCCCAGGACAGTACGGACGCGGAGCCGGTGAGCAGGCCGCCGCCGGGCCGCCGGGCCCCGGCGACCCGGGCTTCGCCGAGGCCGTACTGGTGCGGGCGGCCGTGGCGCGCTCCACCGCACGGGAGCGGTACACGATCGCCCGGCTCGCCGTACGCTCCGCCGAGGCCGCGGAAGCCGCCGCCCGCGCGCGGGCGGACGAGGAGCGCGAGCGGGACCGCCTCCAGCGCCGGTACGCCGAGGCGCGGCGGCGCGCCGACGAACTGGCGGCGCAGACCGGCGAACGGGACCGCGCCCGGGACCGGCTGGCGCGCGCCCGCGCGGCCTCCGAGGTCGCCCCGGCGCTGGCCCTGCGGGACGCCGCCTGGCGCGAGCACGGGACGGCGCAGGCCGCCGAGCGGCGCGGCCGCTCCCAGCTGCCGCCGGACCTCGCCGGCGCGGACGGCGAGCGGCTCGCCACGCTGGAACGCGAGCTGCGGCAGGACCTCGGTTCGCTGACGGCGGCCCGCCGGGCGGAGGATCGCGCCGCCGAGATCCGCCGGGAGCGCGCCGGAATCGAACGGGAAGCGCGCGCCGACGAGCAGACGCTGCTCGACGCCGCCGCCTGGCTCGCGGACTGGGAACCGGCACATCAGGAACACCAGCGGCGCATCGAGGCCGCACAGGAGGCCGCCGCCCGCGCCGAACAGCTCCACGCGCAGCTCGACCCGGCCCGGCAGCGCCTGGACGCCGCGCGGCGGCGCGACCGGCTCGCGGACGAGGTGCGGGCCGCCGACGAGGAGGCACTGCGGGCCCGGGAGCGTTCGGCGGCCGCCCACGAGCACTGGCTCGACCTCAAGGACCGCCGACTGCGCGGCATCGCCGCCGAACTCGCCGCCGGGCTGGAGGACGGCGCCGCGTGCGCGGTGTGCGGGGCCACCGAACACCCCGCCCCGGCGCGTACCGAAGCCGGTCATGTGGACCGTACGGCCGAGGAAGCCGCGCTGGACGCCTACCGGCGGACCGAGTCCGTACGCCAGGACGCGGAGCGCGCCCGCCAGGCGATGAAGGAGGAACTGGCCGCCGCGACCGCGACCGCCGGGGACGCGACCGTCGCCGAACTCGCGCGCGCGGCCGACGAGTTGCGTGAATCCTACGCACGCGAACGGGCCGCGGGCGCCGGTCTGCACGCCGCCCGGGAAGCGCTGTCCCGCGCCGAGCGGGAGTACGAGCGCCGCCGCGCCGAACAGCAGGAGGCCGAGCGCCGCGCCGCCGCGCGCACCTCGCACCGCGAAGCGCTGGACCGCGAACTCGCCTCGATCGAAGCCGGTCTGGCCGAGGCGCGCGGCGACTGCGCGAGCGTCGCGGAACGGGCCCGGCGCCTGGAGCGGCAGGTCGCGCTGCTGGCCGAGGCCGCCGCCGCGGCCCGTACCGCCGAAGCCTGCGCCGAACGCCTCAAGGAGGCCGACGCCCACCTGTCCGACGCCGCCTACCGTGCCGGATTCGACACCCCGCAGGCCGCGTCCGACGCGCTGCTGGGCGATGCCGACTGGCGCGACCTGCAACAGCGCCTGGACCGCTACCAGGCCGAATCGGCAGCCGTGGAAGCCGAGTTGGCCGATCCGGAGGCCATCGCGGCGGCGGCCCTCCCGCCCGCCGAACCGGACCGCGCCCGCGCCGAACTGGACGCGGCCGGGCGCAGGCTGCGCGCCGCCGGTGCCGCCTGCGCCGCCGCCGAGGAACGCTGCGCCGAACTGGACCGGCTGGCCGCGCAGGCCCACGCCGACGCCCGCCGGCTGGCCCCGCTGCGCGTCGAGTACGAGCGCGTCGCCCGCCTCGCCGCGCTCGCCGCCGGTACGTCGGCGGAGAACGAACGGCGGATGCGCCTGGAGTCGTACGTCCTCGCCGCCCGGCTCGAACAGGTCGCCGCGGCCGCCAGCGCGCGCCTGCACCGGATGTCCTCCGGCCGCTACACGCTCGTGCACTCCGACGAGCGGGCCGGCGGCGCCCGCCGCTCCGGTCTGGGGCTGCACGTCATCGACGCCTGGACCGGCCATGAGCGGGACACCGCCAGCCTCTCCGGCGGCGAGACGTTCTTCGCCTCGCTGGCGCTGGCGCTCGGGCTCGCCGACGTCGTCACCGACGAGGCGGGCGGCACCCGCCTGGACACCCTCTTCATCGACGAGGGGTTCGGCAGCCTGGACGAACAGACGCTGGACGAGGTGCTGGACGTCCTGGACTCGCTGCGCGAACGGGACCGCAGCGTCGGCATCGTCAGCCACGTCGCGGACCTGCGGCAGCGCATCCCCGCCCAGCTGGAGGTCGTCAAGGACCGGGCCGGATCGTCCGTACGCCACCGCGTGCAGGACTGA
- a CDS encoding carbohydrate-binding protein has translation MRHRHARAAACAVIAVGALVMTALPGSAAAQIRADSTTPQAPHRSAAETLSVGATSDAVYQAMQRDLGLNRAQAERRLANEAEAGAVAGRLRNALGASFAGAWVSGAESGTLTVATTDTARLAAVRAAGARAVHASHSLARLDAAKAELDRAAQHRKAPEASSWAVDVRTNTVRLRAADPAAARAFVAASGADRSLVSVGATAERPRPLYDLRGGDAYYMGGGRCSVGFPITRGSQQGFATAGHCGRAGTSTTGYNQVAQGSFQASTFPGRDTAWVATNSNWTSTPYVKGQGGQNVRVAGSTQAAVGASICRSGSTTGWHCGTIQQHNTSVTYPQGTVSGVTRTSVCAEPGDSGGSFISGSQAQGVTSGGSGNCRSGGTTFYQPINPLLQGYGLTLKTSTSGSEEPGPSEPGETTWAAGTVYEAGAQVTYDGITYRCLQGHQAQPGWEPANTPSLWEQV, from the coding sequence ATGCGCCACAGACACGCCCGAGCGGCCGCGTGTGCCGTCATCGCCGTCGGTGCCCTCGTCATGACCGCGCTGCCCGGTTCCGCGGCGGCCCAGATACGGGCGGACTCGACGACGCCGCAGGCCCCCCACCGGTCGGCCGCCGAGACCCTGTCCGTCGGTGCCACCTCCGACGCCGTCTACCAGGCGATGCAGCGCGACCTCGGCCTGAACCGGGCGCAGGCCGAACGGCGGCTCGCCAACGAGGCGGAAGCCGGTGCCGTCGCCGGGCGCCTGAGGAACGCGCTGGGCGCGTCCTTCGCCGGCGCCTGGGTCAGCGGCGCCGAATCCGGCACCCTGACCGTGGCCACCACCGACACCGCGCGCCTCGCGGCCGTCCGGGCGGCCGGTGCCCGCGCCGTCCACGCGTCCCACTCACTCGCCCGACTCGACGCGGCCAAGGCCGAGCTGGACCGAGCGGCGCAGCACCGCAAGGCCCCCGAGGCGTCCTCCTGGGCCGTGGACGTCCGGACGAACACCGTGCGGCTGCGGGCCGCCGATCCCGCGGCGGCCCGGGCGTTCGTCGCCGCCAGCGGCGCCGACCGCTCCCTGGTCAGCGTGGGCGCCACCGCCGAACGACCGCGTCCGCTGTACGACCTCCGCGGCGGTGACGCGTACTACATGGGCGGCGGCCGCTGCTCCGTGGGCTTCCCGATCACCCGTGGCTCCCAGCAGGGCTTCGCCACCGCGGGCCACTGCGGGCGCGCCGGCACCTCCACCACCGGGTACAACCAGGTGGCCCAGGGCAGCTTCCAGGCCTCCACCTTCCCGGGCCGCGACACCGCCTGGGTCGCCACCAACAGCAACTGGACCTCGACGCCGTACGTGAAGGGCCAGGGCGGCCAGAACGTCCGGGTCGCCGGCTCCACCCAGGCGGCGGTCGGCGCCTCGATCTGCCGCTCCGGCTCCACCACCGGCTGGCACTGCGGGACCATCCAGCAGCACAACACCAGCGTCACCTACCCGCAGGGCACCGTCAGCGGTGTGACCCGGACCTCGGTGTGCGCCGAGCCGGGCGACTCCGGCGGTTCCTTCATCTCCGGCAGCCAGGCCCAGGGCGTCACCTCCGGCGGCTCCGGCAACTGCCGCTCCGGCGGCACGACCTTCTACCAGCCCATCAACCCGCTGCTCCAGGGGTACGGCCTGACCCTCAAGACGAGCACCAGCGGCTCCGAGGAGCCCGGCCCCAGCGAGCCGGGCGAGACCACCTGGGCCGCCGGCACCGTCTACGAGGCGGGCGCCCAGGTGACGTACGACGGGATCACCTACCGCTGCCTCCAGGGCCACCAGGCCCAGCCCGGCTGGGAGCCGGCGAACACGCCGTCCCTCTGGGAGCAGGTCTGA
- a CDS encoding LysR family transcriptional regulator, with protein MDLELRHLKTIRTIADAGSLTKAAAQLGLAQPALSAQLKRIERTLGGKLFERGRFGVRPTALGEFVLERARVVLPAISELQQEAVRFGSAGSRMTGFRLGGTHGPLLGGLVDRLATAHPGVPVTTFTTWSEREIAASVAAGRLDFALIGACGEAPAPEPERLSWREIAVDPVFVMLADRHPLAGRREIGLAELATEAWADVPGDGCFADCFTLACARAGFTPARVYETDTASCIHLVQVGRAVGLCRATLPPTPGVVTRPLAGTPLTWRHLVGWHPATPAANSAAEVVAQARAAHADAAARSDSYTRWLADHRTAAGAGPVPDGALPRASGHEEADPGPPENTDYPGPPSAIHNVPQKEN; from the coding sequence ATGGACCTGGAATTGCGGCATTTGAAGACGATCCGGACGATAGCCGACGCGGGCAGCCTCACCAAGGCCGCCGCACAGCTGGGCCTGGCCCAGCCCGCCTTGAGCGCCCAGCTGAAACGGATCGAGCGCACCCTCGGCGGCAAGCTCTTCGAGCGCGGGCGCTTCGGGGTTCGGCCCACGGCGCTCGGCGAGTTCGTGCTGGAGCGGGCGCGGGTGGTGCTGCCCGCGATCAGCGAGCTCCAGCAGGAGGCCGTACGGTTCGGCAGCGCGGGCAGCAGGATGACCGGCTTCCGGCTCGGCGGCACCCACGGCCCGCTGCTCGGCGGTCTGGTGGACCGGCTCGCGACCGCGCACCCGGGCGTGCCGGTGACCACCTTCACCACCTGGTCCGAGCGGGAGATCGCCGCGTCGGTCGCCGCCGGGCGCCTGGACTTCGCGCTGATCGGCGCCTGCGGGGAGGCGCCGGCGCCCGAGCCGGAACGGCTCAGCTGGCGGGAGATCGCGGTGGACCCGGTCTTCGTCATGCTCGCCGACCGCCATCCGCTGGCCGGGCGGCGCGAGATCGGCCTGGCGGAACTGGCCACCGAGGCCTGGGCGGACGTGCCGGGCGACGGCTGTTTCGCGGACTGCTTCACCCTGGCCTGTGCCCGCGCGGGCTTCACCCCGGCCCGGGTGTACGAGACGGACACCGCGTCCTGCATCCACCTCGTGCAGGTCGGCCGCGCCGTGGGACTGTGCCGGGCGACCCTGCCGCCCACCCCGGGGGTGGTGACCAGACCGCTGGCCGGTACGCCGCTGACCTGGCGCCACCTGGTGGGCTGGCACCCGGCGACCCCCGCCGCGAACTCCGCCGCCGAGGTCGTCGCCCAGGCCCGCGCCGCCCACGCCGACGCCGCCGCGCGCAGCGACAGCTATACGCGATGGCTGGCCGACCACCGGACGGCGGCAGGAGCCGGACCGGTGCCGGACGGCGCCCTTCCGCGAGCGTCCGGTCACGAGGAGGCCGACCCGGGGCCACCGGAGAACACCGACTACCCAGGTCCTCCGAGTGCCATCCATAACGTTCCGCAGAAGGAGAACTGA
- a CDS encoding GNAT family N-acetyltransferase: MDRVFLFPGDPLRPGRTDPEFVREAAAVRALGVRGAVIDHEALAAGDAARAVARVPSGAGAAWYRGWMLPAERYAALAAALAERGCLLLTTPEGYRAAHELPGWYETFADLTPYTRWLPCAPDRPPGAAELARLAGPLGGGPAVVKDWVKSRKHEWDEAAYVPDASDTARLSSVVARFVALQEEFLTGGVVLRAFEPYGTAGEARVWWVDGEPVLVGAHPDTPERCPVPDLSAVAPAVRAALRKLGCRFVTTDLALRTDGVWRVVEVGDGQVSGLPEGADTGTLVEALTTAGAGFPLALAAGRVVLRPVLPTAAARLADGGGLDDRPGGPVWVDGRPPEATAASAAAVAQSVETGPYLPGWGLFTITRADDGTAVGSICFHGPPDDEGEVEIGYTLCPGARGAGWATEATRLLADWASGRPEVRTVRAATEPANIPSQRVLERAGFVPSGGRGGLRTYVFAEA, encoded by the coding sequence GTGGACCGCGTGTTCCTCTTCCCCGGCGATCCGCTGCGCCCCGGCCGCACCGATCCGGAGTTCGTCCGGGAGGCCGCCGCGGTGCGGGCCCTCGGCGTGCGCGGCGCGGTGATCGACCACGAGGCGCTGGCCGCCGGGGACGCCGCGCGGGCGGTGGCGCGGGTGCCGAGCGGGGCCGGGGCGGCGTGGTACCGCGGCTGGATGCTCCCGGCCGAGCGGTACGCCGCGCTCGCCGCGGCCCTCGCCGAGCGCGGCTGCCTGCTGCTGACCACGCCGGAGGGCTACCGCGCCGCCCATGAACTCCCCGGCTGGTACGAGACGTTCGCCGACCTCACGCCGTACACCCGCTGGCTGCCGTGCGCGCCGGACCGGCCGCCCGGCGCGGCGGAGCTGGCCCGGCTGGCCGGGCCGCTGGGCGGCGGGCCCGCCGTGGTCAAGGACTGGGTGAAGTCCCGCAAGCACGAGTGGGACGAGGCGGCGTACGTCCCGGACGCGTCCGACACCGCGCGCCTGTCCTCGGTGGTCGCCCGGTTCGTGGCCTTGCAGGAGGAGTTCCTGACCGGCGGCGTGGTGCTGCGCGCCTTCGAGCCGTACGGGACGGCGGGCGAGGCGCGGGTGTGGTGGGTGGACGGCGAGCCGGTGCTCGTCGGGGCGCATCCGGACACGCCGGAGCGGTGCCCGGTGCCGGATCTGTCGGCGGTCGCCCCGGCCGTACGGGCAGCGCTGCGCAAGCTGGGCTGCCGGTTCGTCACCACGGACCTGGCGCTGCGCACCGATGGCGTGTGGCGGGTGGTCGAGGTGGGTGACGGGCAGGTCAGCGGGCTGCCCGAGGGCGCGGACACCGGCACGCTGGTCGAGGCGCTGACCACGGCCGGGGCGGGCTTCCCGCTGGCGCTGGCGGCGGGCCGGGTGGTGCTGCGGCCCGTCCTGCCGACCGCGGCGGCGCGGCTGGCGGACGGCGGCGGCCTCGACGACCGCCCCGGCGGGCCGGTGTGGGTGGACGGCCGGCCGCCGGAGGCCACCGCCGCCTCCGCCGCCGCTGTCGCGCAGTCCGTCGAGACCGGGCCGTACCTCCCCGGCTGGGGCCTGTTCACCATCACCCGGGCCGACGACGGTACGGCCGTGGGCTCCATCTGCTTCCACGGCCCGCCGGACGACGAGGGCGAGGTCGAGATCGGCTACACGCTCTGCCCCGGGGCGCGCGGCGCGGGCTGGGCCACGGAGGCGACGCGCCTGCTGGCCGACTGGGCGTCCGGCCGGCCCGAGGTCCGTACGGTACGGGCGGCGACCGAACCGGCGAACATTCCGTCGCAACGGGTGCTGGAGCGGGCCGGGTTCGTTCCCTCCGGTGGCCGGGGCGGACTGCGGACTTACGTGTTCGCCGAGGCGTGA
- a CDS encoding DUF885 domain-containing protein, with amino-acid sequence MSHTTASDSAPLPRQVADAYVDALVELDPITGTFLGIPESSSRLPDFSPTGQEAVAQLARTTLNRLAEAERRPGADSAGERRCARLLRERLTAELAVHEAGEGLRTVSNIHSPLHSVREVLTITPVETDDDWAALAQRLRAVPAALEGYRASLEAGLKRDLPAGPRQVATVIGQLETWIGTDRSWFAELTEPGPDALRAELNAAAALATGALVELRDWFRGRYAPAIEGAPDVVGRERYARLARYFNGTDLDLDEAYAYGWSEFHRLHAEMVQEAEKVLPGARTPWEALSWLDENGEAVEGVEETRQWLQALMDQAIEALDGTHFDLAERVKHVESRIAPPGGAAAPYYTSPSLDFSRPGRTWLPTMGQTRFPAYDLVSTWYHEGVPGHHLQLAQWAHVAEDLSRYQTAVGMVSANAEGWALYAERLMDELGFLTSPERRLGYLDAQMMRAVRVIIDIGMHLELAIPADSPFRPGERWTPELAQEFFARHSSRPADFVESEIIRYQGMPGQAIGYKLGERTWLQGREAARRRHGADFDLKAWHMAALSQGSLGLDDLLAELSSI; translated from the coding sequence ATGTCCCACACCACTGCTTCCGACAGCGCCCCTCTCCCCCGCCAGGTCGCCGACGCCTATGTCGACGCCCTGGTGGAGCTGGACCCCATCACCGGCACCTTCCTCGGCATCCCGGAGAGTTCGAGCCGGCTGCCCGACTTCTCGCCCACCGGCCAGGAAGCCGTCGCGCAGCTCGCCCGTACGACGCTGAACCGGCTCGCCGAGGCCGAGCGGCGGCCGGGCGCGGACAGCGCGGGCGAGCGCCGCTGCGCCCGCCTGCTGCGCGAGCGGCTGACCGCCGAGCTGGCGGTGCACGAGGCGGGCGAGGGGCTGCGCACGGTCAGCAACATCCACTCGCCGCTGCACTCGGTGCGCGAGGTCCTGACGATCACGCCGGTCGAGACGGACGACGACTGGGCGGCGCTCGCCCAGCGGCTGCGCGCCGTGCCCGCGGCACTGGAGGGCTACCGCGCCTCGCTGGAGGCGGGCCTGAAGCGGGACCTGCCCGCCGGGCCGCGCCAGGTCGCCACGGTCATCGGCCAGTTGGAGACCTGGATCGGTACGGACCGCAGCTGGTTCGCCGAGCTGACCGAGCCCGGCCCCGACGCGCTGCGCGCCGAGCTGAACGCCGCCGCCGCGCTGGCGACCGGCGCGCTCGTCGAGCTGCGCGACTGGTTCCGCGGCCGGTACGCGCCCGCGATCGAGGGCGCGCCCGACGTGGTGGGCCGCGAGCGCTACGCCCGCCTGGCCCGCTACTTCAACGGCACCGACCTGGACCTGGACGAGGCGTACGCCTACGGCTGGTCGGAGTTCCACCGGCTGCACGCCGAGATGGTCCAGGAGGCGGAGAAGGTGCTGCCCGGGGCGAGGACCCCGTGGGAGGCGCTGTCCTGGCTGGACGAGAACGGCGAGGCCGTGGAGGGCGTCGAGGAGACCCGCCAGTGGCTCCAGGCGCTGATGGACCAGGCCATCGAGGCGCTGGACGGCACCCACTTCGACCTGGCGGAGCGGGTCAAGCACGTGGAGTCGCGGATCGCCCCGCCCGGCGGCGCCGCCGCGCCGTACTACACCAGCCCCTCGCTGGACTTCTCCCGCCCCGGCCGCACCTGGCTGCCGACCATGGGCCAGACCCGCTTCCCGGCGTACGACCTGGTCTCGACCTGGTACCACGAGGGCGTGCCGGGCCACCACCTCCAGCTGGCGCAGTGGGCGCACGTGGCCGAGGACCTCTCGCGCTACCAGACGGCGGTGGGCATGGTCAGCGCCAACGCCGAGGGCTGGGCGCTGTACGCCGAGCGGCTGATGGACGAGCTGGGCTTCCTGACCAGCCCCGAGCGCCGGCTCGGCTACCTGGACGCGCAGATGATGCGCGCGGTCCGCGTCATCATCGACATCGGCATGCACCTGGAGCTGGCCATCCCGGCGGACTCGCCGTTCCGCCCCGGCGAGCGGTGGACGCCCGAGCTGGCCCAGGAGTTCTTCGCCCGCCACTCCAGCCGCCCCGCGGACTTCGTCGAGAGCGAGATCATCCGCTACCAGGGCATGCCGGGCCAGGCCATCGGCTACAAGCTCGGCGAGCGCACCTGGCTCCAGGGCCGGGAGGCGGCCCGGCGGCGGCACGGCGCGGACTTCGACCTCAAGGCGTGGCACATGGCCGCCCTGTCGCAGGGCTCGCTGGGTCTGGACGACCTGCTGGCCGAGCTGTCGAGCATCTGA